In the genome of Chryseobacterium phocaeense, the window CTTCCGTTAACCACATTGGGATTACCAATCCGAAGAACATGAAGATACACCAGAATCCTACTAAGAACATAATTATAAAGTATACTGTCCAAAGGAACTGGTAGAACGGCCAAAATGCTGATAAAATCGTTATCATTTCTCTTAAAGATTTTAGGCAAAAATAGGACTTTTTTGTGTTGTACACAAAGATACAAGCCCTATTTTTTTAATTTATTTTGATTTTAAACTAATTAGTGCGCAAGATCTGCGAAGAAATCGTTGCCTTTATCATCGGTGATAATGAATGCCGGGAAGTCTTTCACTTCAATCTTTCTTACGGCTTCCATTCCTAATTCCGGGAAATCTACGACATCTACGGAAACAATATTGTCTTTGGCAAGAATAGCTGCCGGTCCGCCGATGGAGCCCAGATAGAAGCCTCCGTACTTACCGCATGCATTGGTGACGTCTTTGCTTCTGTTTCCTTTCGCCAGCATGATCATGCTTCCACCATGGCTCTGGAATTCGTCTACATACACATCCATTCTTCCCGCTGTAGTAGGTCCGAAGCTTCCTGAAGCCATTCCTTCCGGCGTTTTTGCAGGTCCTGCGTAATAGATCGGGTGATTTTTGAAATATTCCGGCATTGGTTTACCGCTGTCGATGATCTCCTTGATTTTTGCATGGGCAATGTCTCTGGCAACGATCAGTGTTCCGTTTAATTTTAATCTTGTTTTGATCGGATATTTAGACAATTCTGCTAAAATTTCAGGCATTGGCTTGTTCAGATTAATTTCTACAGCCTCTTCCAGATGTGGCGGTGTATCCGGTAAAAATCTTTTCGGGTTTTCTTCCAGCTGTTCAAGGAAGATACCTTCTTTGGTAATTTTTCCTTTGATATTTCTGTCCGCAGAACAGGAAACGCCCATTCCCACCGGACATGAAGCTGCGTGGCGCGGAAGCCTGATTACTCTTACATCATGGGTTAGGTATTTCCCTCCAAACTGAGCTCCGATAGCGCTTTCCTGACAGATTTTCTGCACTTTCGCTTCCCATTCAAGGTCTCTGAATGCCTGTCCGGCCTCATTTCCTTCTTTCGGGAGATGATCGTAGTATTTTGCAGATGCCTTTTTCACCGCAGCAAGGTTGGCTTCGGCAGAAGTTCCTCCGATGACAAGAGCCAGGTGATAAGGCGGGCATGCAGCCGTTCCAAGGTCTGAAATTCTTTCCTTAACGAATTCTTCAAGAGATTTTTCGTTCAGTAATGATTTGGTCTTTTGGTACAGGAATGTTTTGTTTGCTGAGCCTCCCCCTTTAGTTAAAAACAGAAATTCATAATAATCTCCTTTTTTGGCATAAATATCAATCTGTGCCGGAAGATTTGATCCTGAATTCTTTTCTTCGAACATGGTCAGAGGAACCACCTGTGAATATCTTAGGTTTCTTTTCTGGTAGGTATTATAAATTCCTTTGCTCAGGTATTCTCCGTCATCTACTCCTGTGTAAACACTTTCCCCTTTTTTTCCCATTACAATGGCTGTTCCGGTGTCCTGGCAGGAAGGAAGAGCTCCTTCAACGGCCACAGCAGCATTCTGAAGAAGGTTGTAGGCCACAAATCTGTCGTTATCTGTAGCTTCCGGATCGTCGATAATTCTTCTGAGACTTTCAAGATGTGAAGAGCGGAGCATGAAAGAAACGTCTGCCATAGCCTCTTCAGCTAACAGCTCAAGTCCTTTTGGATCGATGGTTAAAATTTCCCTGTCGCCTAACTGCTCAACCTTCACATAGTCCGAGGTCAACTTTTTATACACCGTATCATCTTTCTGGATCGGATACGGATCCTGATATCTAAAATCCATTCAATTTTTGTTTGTGCAAAAATACGTCATCCCAAAAAAACATGAGTAAAATCACTCATCCGGATTGATATTTATAATGATTATAAATTGTGGGGTTGTGGGTTTATGGTTAACTTTATGAAATTAATTTATTCAACCAAAAACAGATTTATAAAAATTTCAATCACAATGAATTACAGAATCGAAAAGGACACGATGGGAGAAGTTCAGGTCCCTGCTGATAAGTTTTGGGGAGCCCAGACGGAACGTTCCAGAAATAATTTTAAGATCGGACCGGAAGGTTCTATGCCTCACGAAATCATTGAAGCTTTTGCCTATTTAAAGAAAGCCGCAGCGTATACCAACACGGATCTTGGAGTACTTTCCGCAGAAAAAAGGGATATGATCGCCAAGGTATGTGATGAAATCCTTGAAGGAAAACTTAACGACCAGTTTCCGCTGGTAATCTGGCAGACCGGATCAGGTACTCAATCCAATATGAACATCAACGAAGTGGTATCCAACAGGGCTCACGTGAACAATGGCGGGACTCTCGGGGATAAATCTGAAGTGCACCCGAATGATGATGTGAACAAATCCCAGTCTTCCAATGATACTTATCCGACTGCGATGCATATTGCGGCGTATAAAAAAGTAGTGGAAGTAACCATTCCGGCTGTTGAAAAGTTAAAAAATACGATTGCCGCAAAGGCAGAAGCTTTCAAAGATATTGTAAAGATCGGGAGAACCCACCTGATGGACGCCACTCCTTTGACCCTTGGACAGGAGTTTTCGGGTTACAAAGCCCAGCTTGAATACGGATTAAAAGCTTTAAAAAATACGCTTCCTCACCTTTCAGAACTGGCTTTGGGAGGAACTGCCGTAGGAACCGGACTTAACACTCCAAATGGCTATGATGTAAAGGTAGCGGAATATATTGCGAAGTTTACAAATCATCCATTCGTTACGGCGGAGAATAAATTTGAAGCCCTGGCTGCGCATGATGCCATTGTAGAATCCCACGGAGCACTAAAGCAGCTGGCTGTTTCTTTGTTTAAAATTGCACAGGATATCAGACTTTTAGCTTCCGGGCCACGTTCGGGAATCGGGGAAATTCATATTCCTGAAAATGAACCGGGATCTTCCATTATGCCGGGAAAAGTAAATCCTACGCAGAATGAAGCAATGACGATGGTTTGCGCCCAGGTTCTAGGAAATGACACGACGATTTCTTTTGCTGGAACGCAGGGAAATTATGAGCTGAACGTTTTCAAACCTGTGATGGCCTACAACTTCCTGCAGTCTGCCCAACTGATCGCAGATGCATGCATCTCCTTCAATGATCACTGTGCGGAAGGTATTGAACCGAATCATGATAGAATTAAGGAGCTTGTTGACAAGTCATTAATGCTTGTGACCGCTTTGAATACACATATCGGGTATGAAAATGCTGCTAAAATTGCAAAAACGGCTCACAAAAACGGAACTACCCTGAAAGAAGAAGCGGTAAACCTTGGACTTTTAACGGCTGAGCAGTTTGATGAGTGGGTAAAACCGGAAGATATGGTAGGAAGCCTGAAATAAAGTTTTAAAGAAAGGAGATGGAAGATCGGGAGCCGGGAAGTTGATATTCTCCTGATACATATTTGAAAAACCTCAGAAGTTCTGAGGTTTTTCTTTGTTAATAGTGTTAATCTATGAATATTTGTGTTTTTACCACCAAAGTCCTACCCCGAAAATAAGGGCTTTATCATTTTCAAAACGGTTGTCTTTAAAGAAGTTTCCAAAGTCTTTTTTCACGAAAATACTGAAGTCATTATAGGAAACCGTAAATTGCCCGCCGTAGATAAAAGGATTTACCTGGTAGTTTCCTCTTTCTCTCTGACTGATCCCGTCACCTTTGATAATGTTATTGGTTGACATTTTTACACCGCCATATACATTGGCTCCTATTTTTAATCCCTTGTGATAATCCCTGTACTGAACATCCATTCCTGCATTTTTCAATTTAGAAAAATTATACTGTATTCCCAGCGGCATTACAATGTATCCGGTTCTTAATTTACTCTTTGACAGGCTTTTATCAAAGTTGGCGAGATATATGTCTGCATTTATGTCCTTTGCAAAAAACATATTGTTGTCTATATTCAGGGTCCTCCATGAAAAGCCGATCCCAGAGATCAATCCCCAATGACTGGTTCTTCCGAACTGATAATTGAATTTCAGTCCGAATTCAAAATTTCCTGCATAGCCGAGGTTTTTATCAAGAGCGTTGTCTGCCTTGCTATTGGTGAGATTCATGATTCCATAGCTGATATATCCTCCAACGTCTTTGGT includes:
- the fumC gene encoding class II fumarate hydratase, whose amino-acid sequence is MNYRIEKDTMGEVQVPADKFWGAQTERSRNNFKIGPEGSMPHEIIEAFAYLKKAAAYTNTDLGVLSAEKRDMIAKVCDEILEGKLNDQFPLVIWQTGSGTQSNMNINEVVSNRAHVNNGGTLGDKSEVHPNDDVNKSQSSNDTYPTAMHIAAYKKVVEVTIPAVEKLKNTIAAKAEAFKDIVKIGRTHLMDATPLTLGQEFSGYKAQLEYGLKALKNTLPHLSELALGGTAVGTGLNTPNGYDVKVAEYIAKFTNHPFVTAENKFEALAAHDAIVESHGALKQLAVSLFKIAQDIRLLASGPRSGIGEIHIPENEPGSSIMPGKVNPTQNEAMTMVCAQVLGNDTTISFAGTQGNYELNVFKPVMAYNFLQSAQLIADACISFNDHCAEGIEPNHDRIKELVDKSLMLVTALNTHIGYENAAKIAKTAHKNGTTLKEEAVNLGLLTAEQFDEWVKPEDMVGSLK
- a CDS encoding outer membrane beta-barrel protein, translated to MIKKFILMGCLCLLSGSVYAQKKSLTLNLPSKEDTEVSPIVKEKVEEYARKIDGIIQEEKQNMETELLELQAKNLERSEFDKQKAVIADRYSEKIDQRIEGLGFDLDTVIQKQVKYSLLNADVTSKEELKEELLKKFRPTKDVGGYISYGIMNLTNSKADNALDKNLGYAGNFEFGLKFNYQFGRTSHWGLISGIGFSWRTLNIDNNMFFAKDINADIYLANFDKSLSKSKLRTGYIVMPLGIQYNFSKLKNAGMDVQYRDYHKGLKIGANVYGGVKMSTNNIIKGDGISQRERGNYQVNPFIYGGQFTVSYNDFSIFVKKDFGNFFKDNRFENDKALIFGVGLWW
- a CDS encoding fumarate hydratase: MDFRYQDPYPIQKDDTVYKKLTSDYVKVEQLGDREILTIDPKGLELLAEEAMADVSFMLRSSHLESLRRIIDDPEATDNDRFVAYNLLQNAAVAVEGALPSCQDTGTAIVMGKKGESVYTGVDDGEYLSKGIYNTYQKRNLRYSQVVPLTMFEEKNSGSNLPAQIDIYAKKGDYYEFLFLTKGGGSANKTFLYQKTKSLLNEKSLEEFVKERISDLGTAACPPYHLALVIGGTSAEANLAAVKKASAKYYDHLPKEGNEAGQAFRDLEWEAKVQKICQESAIGAQFGGKYLTHDVRVIRLPRHAASCPVGMGVSCSADRNIKGKITKEGIFLEQLEENPKRFLPDTPPHLEEAVEINLNKPMPEILAELSKYPIKTRLKLNGTLIVARDIAHAKIKEIIDSGKPMPEYFKNHPIYYAGPAKTPEGMASGSFGPTTAGRMDVYVDEFQSHGGSMIMLAKGNRSKDVTNACGKYGGFYLGSIGGPAAILAKDNIVSVDVVDFPELGMEAVRKIEVKDFPAFIITDDKGNDFFADLAH